From Brassica napus cultivar Da-Ae unplaced genomic scaffold, Da-Ae ScsIHWf_2881;HRSCAF=3665, whole genome shotgun sequence:
TAAGATAATCGATGTGGAGACATCTCTGGCACTTCCTCCTCATGGTGGAGGAACTCGCGCCGGTCTCTTTAGAACCCCTATCTCCGGTGGTGTTCAGAACGCAACCTCTGCTCATGGTTTGCCTCCACCTGCTCTAGCTGTTAGGAACTTGATGGAGCAGGTAAATGCTTCAAAGCATCATTTTCTTCTTAAGGGTTGATGAGGAAAGATGTTAATTTTCTTGTATCTATTTTTGGTTTTAAGGCCAGGTTTGCGCATCTATGCACAGTGATGTCTAAAATGCACCATCGCAGAGAAGGCTACCCCTTTGGATCTTTGGTAGATTTTGCACCTGATCCTATGGGACGTaagtctttttctctctctctctctctctctctctctctctctctctctctctctctctctctctctctctctcctctctctctctctctctctctctctctctctctctctctttgtatGTGTGTTTTGAATGCAGCTCCTACTTTTGTTTCTAGACCCAATCTTTTCATTTTCACCCTTGGCTATTCACACTCGGAATATTTTAGCTGAACCTAGATGCACCCTCGTTGTTCAGGTAAACATGATCCACCATGCTCTACCTAGCTACTTTTGCTTGCTCTTCAAGTCTTTCCATTTAGTCTTCACGGCTTGCTTTCTAAGTCATCTTTAATATTAGACAAAAATATTGGCACTCTTCCATTTTCTATGTTCTTTGAAGGTGGATTTGTTTTTTCAGATACCCGGATGGAATTGCTTATCGAATGCAAGAGCTACATTATTCGGCGATGTCTATCCATTGCCAGAAAATGAGCAAGTCAGTGTCTCTGTTTAATCATATTGGCTGAGTATAATATATGAAATGGTACTACTTGTGTCATAAGTTTCTCTTGTTCTTGATCTCCAGGAATGGGCTCATAAACAGTATATGGCTAAGCATCACCAAGGACCTTCCCAACAGTGGGGAAACTTTCACTATTTTAGAATGCACAACATAAGGTTTCTGTATTCTTATTCATATTTAGCCACACACCATAGTGTAATTATCAGAAACATAGTAACAATCTTGATGAATTTGTTTTCTCAGTGATATATATTTCATTGGAGGTTTTGGCACTGTCGCGTGGATCAATGTCAATGAGTACGAGGCTCTTCAGCCAGATAAGATAGCTGCTGATGGAGGCGAGCAAAACCTTAAGGTGAATTTTAACTTAGTTTAAGCCCTTTAATGATTGATCTTACTTAATGACTCAAAGTAGAGTTTTGGTATATCTCTACATGGTGTTAGGAACTAAATGCCATCTTCTCAAAGCCACTTAGAGAATTATTATCTACTGAATCTGAGGTAGACGATGCTGCTATCATTTCTGTAGACAGCAAAGGGATCGACATAAGAGTTCGTCAAGGTGCTAAGGTAACCTCATTATATATAACCTTTTTATAATGATTCTGCGAGGGAGGGGTTTATCAGTTTCTGCATGTGTGTATCAATTTGTTACATTTGTGCAGTTTAACATACAAAGGCTAGCCTTTGAGGAAAGTCTTGGTGTAGAGACCTTAGAAGAAGCCAAATCTGCACTGCAGAAAGTGATAGAGAAGGGAAAAGCACACAATTTGTAGATATAACCTCATATTTGATGATGTTGCAATAGTTAATGTGGACAAGAAAACATGGATTAATGATCTTCTGgatcatctaatctattaaaacataagtacaaaaaaaaataaccctCAATTTTtcctttaatatatttaaaggccaatatatcaaaaatatacatattttatattttcaatgtaatttttgtcaactaataatgagcaattgtgaagttcaagaacattaattacaatttttaaaatcttattggtttaaaaatataggaaatataaaattaaaaaaaactatacatttatagctaagttttaatatatttttattaaaaagtgtgaaaattctaaaacatagatcttttaggaacggatggagtattaaATATGCGCAATTATCTAATTTTTACTCTTGGTCTACTGGTTACTATCACTTTTACTATGAATTAAAGTCCATTTTGGACTATTTTTCGTTTTAGGTTAATGAGTAGAAAATCACCAATATGTCTATCTTCAACCAAAGACCTGTTTATATACACCAACCACACCAATTACTCCAATTCTTGTTGTTGCAatctttttcataattttgtgAGTTTTAATCTAAATAAGAGAGATCTATACCATAACATGTGAGTgttccaaaaaatatatatataacataacatGTAATTTTTGAATTACTAGTGTACAAAATAATGAACATTTAACCTTTTCTAAAATTATCAATATCATATCAAATCGTGATGGTCGGACTAAACAACTATGGAGAGTGTGTTTTCGAACATGGTAGTTACTAACAACATATCCATGCTAATTTATACACCGAAAGTAACAACTAATGACACACaactaaaaacatcaaatatgtAATCTCTGGCATAAAAGGAGAAAGACAGATGTAAAGGTGTGAAATGAAAAAACCTTAATGGAGAAGCCTAGTATTTGATCCACACAATATCCAATGAGACCAGATTTATAACCAAAAACTTGCACTGAAActgtagaattaaaaaaaaacacaaaatgaaCGTGAAAATGAAAGGACATACAAATATTCTAAGTATGTTATAAAAAATGTGAGAGAGAAATTGTCTGTTCACGCAAAATCTTGTTAGAACAAACTCCCCTTGTCTTTTCTTTCCATTGTGAATTCTGTTTTACCTCCGGCGTGGTTGCCCTTTCGCCGGCGTCGGAGGGCCTcctctcctcttctctctcgTTCTCTCTTTTGCCCTCTTCTCATCCTCTGGCTCCCTCCGACATGCTTGCGTCTCTGGGGTTTCAAGCTTTGTCGGCAGAAGAATCTAGGCTGAAACCGGCTGCCATCTTGAGTCTCTGGTGATGCGGTGAGGTAGGTGTAGCGGTTGTCGGTGGTTAGGGTCGGAGTTTTGGGATCAGGATTTCTCGGTGGTCGTTTTTTAATCTTAGATCTACGGTGAATCTCGGTCGGTTGGTGGTGCATGTTCTATGAGGGGGGTCTCTCGCTCGGGATCTGGTCTTATACCTGTCTCCCGGCTCTTCTCGTTGTTCTGGCGGAGCTGAGCAGCGGCGCGTGACTTCTCCTTTCGCGTGGTGTCTCATTGAAGGGCAGGTCTTGTTGTCATCTTCTCAGTAGATGCGGTGTTTCTTCATCGGTGCGCCTGTAGGCCTTGCTGGTTGCGTCTTGTGTGTTTCTGGTGGGCTTCGGCTTGGCGTGTGCCTCAGCGTTTAGGTCTCCGACGAGAAGTCATCTATGGCTAGGGTTCGGAACCTCTGCGTCGGTTACCTGCTTCTCCTCCTCTGCTCATGGCATTTTCCCTCGCGCTCGTGTTAGTTTCTTGCGTGAAGCTCATCGAGTATCTTCCGGTACCATCCTTCGGCTGTTCTTCAGCGTTCGTTTCCGGGTACCGATCGAGTCGGTCAGCTTTCTGGTTCTCAGGGACTGTCCGTGTCGAGACCCTCTTATCCGGTTGGTCATTCGGGTAGGTTGCATCTCGTGTTTTCCATGGGTTTGAACCCATCATCCCACCACCTGAACCGAGCGCCCGAGCGTCTCTGTGTTTCTTGGGATGTGTTCATCCGGCTCGTTTGTGTGGTATGGAGTGCTAAGGGGGGGGGGAGGTGCAGCTTCTTCTCACCCCTTTTTGTGCAGGTCTTTGTCGCGTGGCTTCATCGGGGCTTTGCGTCCAATAAATGCTCGATCTTGTTGATGTGGGCGTACATGGCCTCTAGCGTACCTGTCTGGTCGTGTAGGTGGATgctcaacatgtcttcctcgaGCTGTTCTTGGTCGAACCAATCTTTAAGAGCAGATCATCGGAGATGCCAAAATTACCGGGTTCTGACTTTCATTATAACTGTGATTTTTCCTTTTGCAGCAAAAGGTTGTGCGGATTAGCTGAGGCTTCCGGCTTGTGGGTTCTGCAAGTTGTGTCTGTCTCTGTGTTAGTCTAATTCAAGTTGGtgtttagatttttgttttctttattctacttcttcttgtttttgtatttctgtaaaaaatcttgaaaattgataataatatatttatatttttaccaaaaaaaaaagatcttgtTAGATATTGTCAGCATACACATCATGTGTAGATAAGAGATGATGCGACAAATTTTTTcattgtacacatgtacatacTGGCAGAGTTCTTGCGTGGTCGTACATCTTAATTTAGTGGGTTCTTTCTGCTCATATATTTCGAAAGAATCAAAATCAAAGAGATTAAGCACTAAACCTTAATCATTTAAAGCTATTTTGATATGCATGTTGAATATGCAAGTACCTGGATGAGCTATATATTGTCATAAGCATTGATTTGCTATAAAACTCATCATGTAAGAGAGAATACAAGCTTCCTATGGGTATGAAGTCATAGACACGAAGCTTCTCAGCTGCTAAAATAGTAGACCCTTATCTGAACCAAGTTATCATAATCCATTACACTAACCAACTCAAGCTTCTTTCTGAAATATTTGTCTAGCATCATCACATTCATTAGTCTCACCACTACAATTGTCACCACACCAAGAAATTTCTTATACACCATTCCAAACGTTGATTTGCGAAGCGTAAATAGTTTGATGTGATTCACCTGATTCTTTTCTGTGTTGGACCAAAAGATCAACGGGTTATTCAAATCAGAAGTTTGACATTTTGACTTCTCTCTTTACATTGTTTCTCTTTGTTCTCCTTCGTCATTGATGTCAGTGCTTCATTTGGAAGTTTAGTTTTGCATAGTTCGTAATATCTTCTCATCGCATGGAACACCGATGATGACCCACCTCAAAATTGATTACAATGTTGTCTACTTTAAGAATTTATTAAACACATATTATAATGCTTATAATGTTTTGGTTGGTTGTTGATGTATTACCATAGCTCCTACAGTATGCGTGGATTATTTCACTTGTTTTCCAATAACACCACTAAAGCATGCATTTATGTAGTAGCATCCTCAGTGACGTTTAAACATCGTTACCAGTTTAAGGGCCAGGCTTAGTAGATTCACCGTTTACTCTCGTCTGAAGGTCATCGTGAAGCTTATGTGGTATATTTGGTTCTTTTATCGGTTGATGTTTTGTCTGGATTATTTTGGTGGTTTCTTGGAAC
This genomic window contains:
- the LOC106451649 gene encoding uncharacterized protein LOC106451649: MEATVFTSLYVSNLPKPKAIFNLNPRALSSSSCWLCNSQSKGNTKLRPNGSNHGVLRLHALFQNEEAPCESDDNLAENKGFGLLPADIFSLSQEKVGSSLSGEKESHKIIDVETSLALPPHGGGTRAGLFRTPISGGVQNATSAHGLPPPALAVRNLMEQARFAHLCTVMSKMHHRREGYPFGSLVDFAPDPMGHPIFSFSPLAIHTRNILAEPRCTLVVQIPGWNCLSNARATLFGDVYPLPENEQEWAHKQYMAKHHQGPSQQWGNFHYFRMHNISDIYFIGGFGTVAWINVNEYEALQPDKIAADGGEQNLKELNAIFSKPLRELLSTESEVDDAAIISVDSKGIDIRVRQGAKFNIQRLAFEESLGVETLEEAKSALQKVIEKGKAHNL